In a genomic window of Nesterenkonia halotolerans:
- a CDS encoding helix-turn-helix domain-containing protein has product MVRQPVTVNGVTRWKDMDVDGVAATETRESKGVILRQEIGDVLRSIRQAEGRTLRDVSHDARVSLGYLSEVERGQKEASSELLASICSALDVPLSTMLSQVAERIANAEGLHVPDTVPTEFQREFGGGVVPDRVPDNMTREELARSGS; this is encoded by the coding sequence ATGGTGAGACAACCAGTCACTGTCAACGGGGTGACCCGTTGGAAAGATATGGACGTTGACGGCGTCGCCGCCACCGAGACCCGAGAGTCCAAAGGCGTGATCCTGCGCCAGGAGATCGGCGACGTCCTGCGCAGCATCCGCCAGGCAGAAGGCCGCACCCTGCGCGACGTGTCCCACGATGCGCGAGTGTCGCTGGGATACCTCTCCGAGGTCGAACGCGGACAGAAGGAAGCCTCTTCGGAGCTGCTGGCCTCTATCTGCTCGGCGCTCGATGTCCCGCTCTCCACGATGCTCTCCCAGGTCGCAGAGCGCATCGCCAACGCTGAAGGGCTGCACGTGCCCGACACCGTGCCCACCGAATTCCAGCGCGAGTTCGGCGGCGGAGTGGTTCCCGACCGGGTGCCCGACAACATGACGCGCGAAGAGCTTGCACGCAGCGGTTCCTGA
- a CDS encoding CinA family protein — translation MGEVSSEDLLRSRDAGMLAREAQRTTVPTAIIQTLGHRGATLATAESLTAGGLSSRIAEVPGTSVALLGGVVAYSSAVKRHVLGVDAELLAECGAVDPDVAAAMARGAASCTGADIGISTTGVAGPEPHEGKEVGTVYLGLACRKTQAQRLGLSLPAGCVPPQAGLSAADAEEWLSGSLLLDLEGDREQIRDASVEGALKLIEDFLLTVPPGIGDRD, via the coding sequence ATGGGTGAGGTCTCCAGCGAGGACCTGCTGCGCTCCAGGGATGCCGGCATGCTGGCTCGTGAGGCCCAGCGCACCACCGTCCCGACCGCGATCATCCAGACCCTGGGGCACCGGGGCGCGACCCTGGCCACCGCGGAGTCGCTGACCGCTGGCGGCCTCTCCTCGCGGATCGCCGAGGTTCCCGGGACCTCGGTGGCTCTGCTGGGAGGCGTCGTCGCCTACTCCAGTGCCGTAAAACGTCATGTGCTCGGGGTCGACGCCGAGCTGCTGGCCGAGTGCGGAGCCGTCGATCCGGATGTCGCGGCAGCCATGGCCCGCGGAGCAGCTTCATGCACCGGCGCCGACATCGGGATCTCGACCACCGGAGTGGCCGGCCCGGAGCCCCACGAGGGCAAGGAGGTCGGGACCGTCTATCTTGGCCTGGCCTGCAGAAAGACCCAGGCGCAACGCCTCGGGCTGAGTCTTCCCGCCGGATGCGTTCCCCCGCAGGCCGGGCTGAGCGCCGCGGATGCCGAGGAATGGCTCTCCGGCTCGCTGCTGCTCGACCTCGAGGGGGACCGCGAACAGATCCGCGACGCTTCGGTCGAGGGCGCCCTGAAACTGATCGAGGACTTTCTTCTCACCGTTCCTCCGGGGATCGGCGATCGGGACTAG
- the pgsA gene encoding CDP-diacylglycerol--glycerol-3-phosphate 3-phosphatidyltransferase: protein MTDTPRDTSAQTGQAPLLNIANILTMVRIALVPVFIWFLLLDSEGELFGGDAEPTNGGWRWAAAVIFALAVLTDKIDGDLARARNLVTDFGKIADPIADKLLIGAGLIMLSLLSELPWWVTIVILVRELGVTVLRMAVIRYGVMPASRGGKLKTVLQSAGLQLMLLPLVVLAGWLADVAFWIMILALVVTVITGVDYLISALKMRRSVRASRASGTGAPHRDAHG from the coding sequence ATGACTGACACCCCCCGCGACACATCGGCGCAGACCGGACAGGCTCCGCTGCTGAACATCGCGAACATCTTGACCATGGTGCGCATCGCCCTGGTGCCCGTCTTCATCTGGTTCCTGCTTCTGGACTCCGAGGGCGAGCTCTTCGGCGGCGACGCCGAGCCGACCAACGGCGGCTGGCGCTGGGCCGCCGCAGTCATCTTCGCCCTGGCGGTGCTGACGGACAAGATCGACGGCGACCTGGCTCGTGCGCGCAATCTGGTCACCGACTTCGGCAAGATCGCCGACCCCATCGCGGACAAGCTGCTGATCGGCGCGGGCCTGATCATGCTGTCCCTGCTCTCCGAGCTTCCCTGGTGGGTCACGATCGTGATCTTGGTCCGCGAACTGGGAGTCACCGTGCTGCGCATGGCGGTGATCCGCTACGGGGTCATGCCCGCCTCCCGCGGCGGCAAGCTCAAGACCGTGCTGCAGTCCGCTGGCCTGCAGCTGATGCTGCTGCCGCTGGTGGTGCTCGCCGGCTGGCTGGCCGACGTCGCGTTCTGGATCATGATCCTCGCCCTGGTCGTCACGGTGATCACCGGCGTGGACTACCTCATCTCAGCGCTGAAGATGCGGCGCAGCGTGCGCGCTTCCCGCGCGAGCGGAACCGGAGCGCCCCACCGGGACGCCCATGGGTGA
- a CDS encoding DNA translocase FtsK: MATRTSPSRAASTKGSKPSKSASGRGTTSKNSSNEPAESPSGNLLASAARGLWLALATPVASAVRGIGRQVKIHPEDRRDGAGLVFFLLALLTAVVDWWGARAIDHWTFNLVHTSTAGTFGWASVILPLILLIAAVRYFRAPQDHSGNARIAAGSTIILVSAAGIVHLANGLPTINEAFTVGPDGTFTALLTSGGVVGYLISVPLASLVTPYPVWALLILALLAGLLILTDTPLRRVPERAAVAKSYLVGERREVEQDPNLPSGGASQQRDPSEPSSAKSAARSAGKSPDDDAVARPRRSARHAEDPAAAEAGTKKSLLAKIMGTKSADSEAADAESFGNDHSSESEAQRAAAGAYEDPVTEEAAEESFGSPAVPAGVRRPTAQELAIQRAREKAAPTTETQPTAAAGAAVPSSAALMNNPEREAPAPAAAMPVRSEQLALGGDVTYTLPEQGLLPSGPPAKEHTAANDEVVHALNQTFQQFKVEAQVTGFSRGPTVTRYEVELVPGTKVEKVTGLEKNISLAVASNEVRILSPIPGKSAIGIEIPNKDKEVVALGDVLRSNAARKTDHPMIMGVGKDVEGGFVVANLAKMPHLLVAGATGAGKSAFVNSMVTSILMRATPDEVRLVMVDPKRVELTAYEGVPHLVTPIITDAKKAAEALQWVVKEMDNRYDDLAHFGYKHVDDFNKAIRAGKIQLPPDSKRDLRPYPYLLVIVDELADLMMVAPRDVEDSIVRITQLARAAGIHLVLATQRPSVNVVTGLIKANIPSRMAFATSSATDSRVVLDSVGAEKLLGQGDALFLPAGRPNAMRVQGAWVNDSEVHAVVEHVKSQLKAQYREDVVPEKVSKKIDEDIGDDLDVLLQATELVVTTQFGSTSMLQRKLRVGFAKAGRLMDLMESRGVVSASEGSKARDVLVSPEELPGLLATMRGEEPRATAPSEAAPEAYDNTGIEYEPGQSVQTAPTGVLGADQSAAGSSHTPGYAASAPSAGHSAPSAGTSALSGASAPSASSAVEYAASGQSEPRSTESVSSEPSATGPGSAEPTQAEPTQTAPTQAVGERRVSRASLSSADLIARDLAERTAALPQANDYHDGHDSTSGEDMWELTGR; this comes from the coding sequence ATGGCGACACGTACTTCCCCCTCGCGAGCCGCCAGCACCAAAGGAAGCAAGCCTTCCAAAAGTGCGTCCGGCCGCGGGACGACGTCGAAGAATTCCTCCAACGAACCAGCAGAGTCCCCCAGCGGGAACCTGCTGGCCTCTGCTGCGCGCGGCCTCTGGCTGGCCCTGGCCACCCCGGTGGCCTCGGCGGTGCGGGGCATCGGACGGCAGGTGAAGATCCACCCCGAAGACCGCCGCGACGGCGCCGGGCTGGTCTTCTTCCTGCTGGCCCTGCTCACCGCGGTGGTGGACTGGTGGGGCGCGCGCGCCATCGACCACTGGACGTTCAACCTCGTCCACACCTCCACGGCCGGCACCTTCGGCTGGGCCTCGGTGATCCTGCCGCTGATCCTGCTGATCGCCGCCGTGCGCTATTTCCGCGCACCGCAGGATCACTCCGGCAACGCCCGGATCGCCGCGGGCAGCACCATCATCCTGGTCTCCGCCGCAGGAATCGTGCACCTGGCCAATGGCCTGCCCACGATCAACGAGGCCTTCACCGTGGGCCCCGACGGCACCTTCACCGCCCTGCTGACCTCGGGCGGCGTCGTCGGCTACCTGATCAGCGTGCCGCTGGCCTCGCTGGTCACCCCCTATCCGGTCTGGGCGCTGCTGATCCTGGCGCTGCTCGCCGGACTGCTGATCCTCACCGACACCCCGCTGCGCCGCGTGCCCGAGCGCGCCGCCGTGGCCAAGAGCTACCTGGTGGGGGAGCGCCGCGAAGTGGAGCAGGACCCGAACCTGCCCTCCGGCGGAGCCTCCCAGCAGCGCGACCCCTCCGAGCCCTCCAGCGCGAAGTCCGCGGCCCGGTCCGCTGGGAAGTCCCCCGACGACGACGCCGTGGCTCGCCCCCGCCGCTCAGCCCGCCATGCCGAGGATCCCGCCGCCGCCGAGGCCGGCACGAAGAAGTCGCTGCTCGCCAAGATCATGGGCACCAAGTCCGCAGACTCCGAGGCCGCGGATGCCGAGTCCTTCGGCAATGACCACTCCAGCGAGTCCGAGGCCCAGCGCGCCGCCGCCGGAGCCTATGAGGATCCGGTGACCGAGGAGGCCGCCGAGGAGTCCTTCGGCTCTCCCGCCGTGCCCGCCGGGGTGCGCCGCCCCACCGCCCAGGAGCTCGCCATCCAGCGCGCCCGGGAGAAGGCGGCACCGACCACCGAGACCCAGCCCACCGCCGCTGCAGGGGCAGCAGTGCCCTCCTCCGCGGCGCTGATGAACAACCCCGAGCGTGAAGCCCCGGCCCCGGCCGCAGCCATGCCGGTGCGTTCGGAGCAGCTCGCGCTCGGCGGAGACGTCACCTACACCCTCCCCGAGCAGGGTCTGCTGCCCTCGGGTCCGCCGGCCAAGGAACACACCGCGGCCAACGACGAGGTCGTCCATGCGTTGAACCAGACCTTCCAGCAGTTCAAGGTCGAGGCCCAGGTCACCGGGTTCTCGCGCGGCCCCACGGTCACCCGCTATGAGGTGGAGCTGGTCCCGGGCACCAAGGTGGAGAAGGTCACCGGACTGGAGAAGAACATCTCCCTGGCGGTGGCCTCCAACGAGGTCCGCATCCTCTCGCCGATCCCGGGCAAGTCCGCCATCGGCATCGAGATCCCGAACAAGGACAAGGAAGTCGTCGCCCTGGGCGACGTGCTGCGCTCCAACGCCGCACGCAAGACCGACCACCCGATGATCATGGGCGTGGGCAAAGACGTGGAGGGCGGCTTCGTGGTCGCCAACCTCGCCAAGATGCCGCACCTGCTGGTCGCCGGTGCCACCGGTGCCGGCAAATCGGCGTTCGTGAACTCCATGGTCACCTCCATCCTGATGCGTGCCACCCCGGACGAGGTCCGCCTGGTCATGGTGGACCCCAAGCGCGTGGAGCTCACCGCCTACGAGGGCGTCCCGCACCTGGTCACTCCGATCATCACCGACGCCAAGAAGGCCGCCGAGGCGCTGCAGTGGGTGGTCAAGGAGATGGACAACCGCTACGACGATCTCGCCCACTTCGGCTATAAGCACGTCGATGACTTCAACAAGGCGATCCGTGCGGGGAAGATCCAGCTGCCGCCGGACTCCAAGCGCGATCTGCGTCCTTATCCGTACCTGCTGGTCATCGTCGATGAGCTCGCCGACCTGATGATGGTCGCCCCGCGCGACGTCGAGGACTCGATCGTGCGCATCACCCAGCTGGCGCGTGCCGCCGGCATCCACCTGGTGCTGGCCACCCAGCGCCCCTCGGTGAACGTGGTCACTGGTCTGATCAAGGCCAACATCCCCTCCCGCATGGCCTTCGCGACCTCCTCCGCCACCGACTCCCGCGTCGTGCTGGACTCGGTCGGCGCGGAGAAGCTGCTGGGTCAGGGCGATGCGCTCTTCCTGCCGGCCGGACGCCCCAACGCGATGCGCGTGCAGGGCGCATGGGTCAACGACTCCGAGGTCCACGCGGTGGTCGAGCACGTGAAGTCCCAGCTCAAGGCCCAGTACCGCGAGGACGTGGTGCCGGAGAAGGTGTCGAAGAAGATCGACGAGGACATCGGAGACGACCTCGATGTGCTGCTGCAGGCCACCGAACTGGTGGTCACCACGCAGTTCGGCTCCACCTCCATGCTCCAGCGCAAGCTGCGCGTCGGCTTCGCCAAGGCTGGTCGCCTGATGGACCTCATGGAGTCCCGCGGCGTGGTCAGCGCCTCGGAAGGCTCCAAGGCCCGCGACGTGCTGGTCTCCCCGGAGGAGCTCCCCGGACTGCTCGCCACCATGCGCGGGGAAGAGCCCCGGGCGACGGCGCCCAGTGAGGCGGCACCCGAGGCCTACGACAACACCGGGATCGAGTACGAGCCCGGACAGTCCGTGCAGACCGCGCCCACCGGAGTCCTCGGCGCAGACCAGAGCGCCGCGGGCAGCAGCCACACGCCGGGATATGCGGCCTCCGCGCCCTCGGCGGGCCATTCGGCGCCTTCGGCGGGCACGTCTGCCCTCTCCGGGGCCTCCGCCCCCTCGGCCTCCTCAGCGGTGGAGTACGCGGCGTCCGGGCAGTCCGAACCCCGGTCGACTGAGTCGGTCTCCTCCGAACCCAGCGCCACCGGACCGGGTTCCGCTGAGCCCACACAGGCTGAGCCCACACAGACCGCGCCCACCCAGGCGGTCGGGGAGCGCCGCGTCAGCCGCGCTTCGCTCTCCAGTGCTGATCTGATCGCCCGCGATCTGGCCGAGCGCACTGCCGCGCTGCCCCAGGCGAACGACTATCATGACGGTCATGACTCCACATCCGGCGAGGATATGTGGGAATTGACCGGACGCTGA
- a CDS encoding ribonuclease J, which translates to MAAQRLITPPKLRRGTLRTVALGGLGEVGRNMTVFEIGGKLLIVDCGVLFPEEEQPGVDLILPDFSYIENRLDDVVGLVLTHGHEDHIGAVPYLLRKKPDIPLIGSTLTLAFIEAKLAEHRIKPYTLEVKEGDVEDFGPFQCEFVAVNHSIPDALAVFIRTEAGTVLHTGDFKMDQLPMDGRITDLRHFAKLGEEGVDLFLTDSTNADVPGFTTPEKEIGPTLDQLFGNSSRRIIVASFSSHVHRVQQVLNAAQAHNRKVAFVGRSMVRNMGIASKLGFLDVPEGILVDMKKVDNYPDSEVVLMSTGSQGEPMAALSRMANGDHPIQVGQDDTVILASSLIPGNENAVFRVINGLLKLGTDVIHKGTAKVHVSGHASAGELLYCYNIVKPKNVMPVHGETRHLIANGKLAEETGVPSDRVIMADDGTVVDLHKGVAQIVGQVECGYVYVDGSSIGEITDTDLKDRRVLGEEGFISVVVVVNRQTGKIISGPDIHARGVAEEDQVFKDIKPKISRALTEAIQDNKEHTTHQLQQIVRRTMGSWVARKLRRKPMIVPVVVET; encoded by the coding sequence TTGGCAGCACAGCGCCTCATCACTCCACCGAAATTACGCCGCGGCACTCTGCGCACCGTCGCCCTGGGCGGCCTGGGGGAGGTCGGGCGCAACATGACGGTCTTCGAGATCGGCGGCAAGCTGCTGATCGTCGACTGTGGCGTCCTCTTCCCTGAAGAGGAGCAGCCCGGCGTGGACCTGATCCTTCCCGACTTCAGCTACATCGAGAACCGACTCGACGACGTCGTCGGTCTGGTCCTTACCCACGGCCACGAGGACCACATCGGAGCCGTGCCCTATCTGCTCCGCAAGAAGCCCGACATCCCGCTGATCGGCTCCACGCTGACGCTGGCCTTCATCGAGGCCAAGCTGGCCGAGCACCGGATCAAGCCCTACACGCTCGAGGTCAAAGAGGGCGATGTGGAGGACTTCGGTCCCTTCCAGTGCGAGTTCGTCGCGGTCAACCACTCCATCCCGGACGCACTGGCAGTGTTCATCCGCACCGAGGCCGGCACCGTCCTGCACACCGGTGACTTCAAGATGGACCAGCTCCCGATGGACGGCCGGATCACCGACCTGCGCCACTTCGCCAAGCTCGGCGAAGAGGGCGTGGACCTGTTCCTCACCGACTCCACCAACGCCGATGTCCCCGGGTTCACCACCCCGGAGAAGGAGATCGGTCCGACCCTGGACCAGCTCTTCGGCAACTCGAGCCGCCGCATCATCGTGGCGTCCTTCTCCTCCCACGTCCACCGCGTGCAGCAGGTGCTCAACGCCGCTCAGGCGCATAACCGCAAGGTGGCCTTCGTCGGCCGCTCCATGGTGCGCAATATGGGCATCGCCTCCAAGCTCGGCTTCCTGGACGTCCCCGAGGGCATCCTCGTGGACATGAAGAAGGTGGACAACTACCCGGACTCCGAGGTGGTCCTGATGTCCACCGGCTCCCAGGGCGAGCCCATGGCCGCGCTCTCCCGCATGGCCAACGGCGATCACCCCATCCAGGTGGGTCAGGACGACACCGTCATCCTCGCCTCCTCGCTGATCCCGGGCAATGAGAACGCAGTCTTCCGCGTGATCAATGGCCTGCTCAAGCTTGGCACCGATGTGATCCACAAGGGCACCGCAAAGGTCCACGTCTCCGGACACGCCTCTGCCGGTGAGCTGCTCTACTGCTACAACATCGTCAAGCCTAAGAACGTCATGCCGGTCCACGGCGAGACTCGCCACCTGATCGCCAACGGCAAGCTCGCCGAGGAGACCGGGGTTCCCAGCGACCGCGTGATCATGGCCGACGACGGCACCGTGGTGGACCTGCACAAGGGTGTGGCCCAGATCGTGGGCCAGGTCGAGTGCGGCTACGTCTACGTGGACGGCTCCTCCATCGGTGAGATCACCGACACCGACCTCAAGGACCGCCGCGTCCTGGGCGAAGAAGGCTTCATCTCCGTGGTCGTGGTGGTCAACCGGCAGACCGGCAAGATCATCTCCGGGCCCGACATCCACGCCCGCGGCGTGGCCGAGGAGGACCAGGTCTTCAAGGACATCAAGCCGAAGATCTCCCGCGCGCTCACCGAGGCGATCCAGGACAACAAGGAGCACACCACGCATCAGCTGCAGCAGATCGTGCGCCGCACCATGGGCTCCTGGGTGGCACGCAAGCTGCGCCGCAAGCCGATGATCGTCCCGGTGGTCGTCGAGACCTGA
- the dapA gene encoding 4-hydroxy-tetrahydrodipicolinate synthase: protein MASDNEPTHEFDPHLTQGQVQHPDQTDPHFGHLITAMVTPFTPDDKIDFDAFEALAAKLVDEGNDSLVVSGTTGETSTLEDHEKESLVRAAKSAVGDRAKVIAGTSTNHTDHDLLMAKRAERAGADGQLVVTPYYNKPSQDGVLAHFTAVANAADLPLMIYDIPGRTGIPISTETILKLSEHPHIMSLKDAKNDITATTEVLTKTDLEVYSGDDQNVLAWMAMGAAGVVSVTAHVASPTFRRMVDAVLNYDLREARIAHGELGPVIRAMMTRVQGAVSCKQVLNWLGTGMQPGVRLPLVQANELEKQLIIADLREAGWQL from the coding sequence ATGGCAAGCGACAACGAGCCCACACACGAATTCGATCCTCATCTCACCCAGGGACAGGTGCAGCACCCGGATCAGACCGACCCGCATTTCGGGCATCTGATCACGGCGATGGTCACCCCCTTCACCCCGGATGACAAGATCGATTTCGACGCGTTCGAGGCGCTCGCGGCCAAGCTCGTCGATGAGGGAAACGACTCCCTGGTGGTCTCCGGGACCACCGGCGAGACCTCCACGCTGGAGGACCACGAGAAGGAATCCCTGGTCCGGGCCGCCAAGTCCGCCGTCGGGGATCGTGCCAAGGTCATCGCCGGCACCTCGACGAACCACACCGATCACGACCTGCTCATGGCCAAGCGTGCCGAGCGGGCCGGAGCCGACGGGCAGCTGGTCGTCACCCCGTACTACAACAAGCCCAGCCAGGACGGTGTGCTCGCGCACTTCACCGCCGTGGCCAATGCCGCCGACCTGCCGCTGATGATCTATGACATCCCCGGCCGCACCGGCATCCCGATCTCCACCGAGACCATCCTGAAGCTCTCCGAGCACCCGCACATCATGTCGCTCAAAGACGCGAAGAATGACATCACCGCCACCACCGAGGTGCTGACCAAGACCGACCTCGAGGTCTACTCCGGTGATGATCAGAACGTACTCGCCTGGATGGCCATGGGTGCCGCCGGCGTCGTCTCGGTGACCGCCCATGTGGCCTCCCCGACCTTCCGCCGGATGGTCGACGCGGTGCTGAACTATGACCTGCGCGAGGCCCGCATCGCCCACGGCGAGCTCGGACCCGTCATCCGCGCCATGATGACCCGCGTGCAGGGAGCAGTCTCCTGCAAGCAGGTGCTCAACTGGCTCGGCACCGGGATGCAGCCCGGCGTCCGCCTGCCGCTCGTGCAGGCCAACGAACTTGAGAAACAACTGATCATCGCCGACCTGCGAGAGGCAGGCTGGCAGCTCTGA
- a CDS encoding heparan-alpha-glucosaminide N-acetyltransferase domain-containing protein, with amino-acid sequence MITAGTASARTRRISGVDAARGLALLGMMTVHVLPTISEPGHEATWAGLLFTGRPSALFALLAGVGLALLSGGAGRAHSKTQLSGDRKAIAVRALIVVLIGLLIAYLDSGVAIILVHYGLLFLLAIPFLRLGAVPLFALAGFWVAAAPVAYWWLHNDLRSSLTQFPDTWRLWHSPSLTDLADPGLLGMDLALTGYYPLLIWPAYLFAGMAIGRLQLQRTGTALKLAGTGLVLALISYGVHLWMLFQSEFISELAGRYGWSTAELRAELLAGTYQVPLVTENAWFLLATPHQGSTMDLIHTLGTSMLVLGVCLLIAEKLRWVLAPLIGAGAMPLTLYVAHLVVLHYWNGAQVPEFMTFLAQYSATQMITILILGALAAGLLRFLLRRRGPLEALTHAAGNAVARR; translated from the coding sequence GTGATCACAGCCGGCACCGCCTCCGCACGCACTCGTCGCATCTCGGGAGTCGACGCCGCCCGCGGCCTCGCTCTGCTGGGGATGATGACCGTCCATGTGCTTCCCACCATCTCCGAGCCCGGTCACGAGGCCACCTGGGCGGGGCTGCTCTTCACCGGGCGACCCTCGGCCCTGTTCGCCCTGCTGGCCGGCGTCGGCCTGGCGCTGCTCAGCGGCGGCGCCGGACGCGCACACTCGAAGACGCAGCTCTCCGGGGACCGCAAGGCCATCGCCGTGCGGGCGCTGATCGTGGTGCTCATCGGGCTGCTGATCGCCTATCTGGACTCCGGCGTGGCGATCATCCTGGTCCACTACGGACTGCTGTTCCTGCTCGCGATCCCGTTCCTTCGTCTGGGCGCCGTCCCGCTGTTCGCTCTCGCGGGTTTCTGGGTGGCCGCCGCCCCGGTGGCGTACTGGTGGCTGCACAATGATCTGCGCAGCAGCCTCACCCAGTTCCCCGACACCTGGAGGCTGTGGCACTCCCCCTCGCTGACCGACCTCGCGGACCCCGGTCTGCTGGGCATGGATCTCGCGCTGACCGGGTACTACCCGCTGCTGATCTGGCCCGCGTACCTCTTCGCGGGCATGGCCATCGGCCGGTTGCAGCTGCAGCGCACGGGCACGGCGCTCAAGCTCGCGGGCACGGGCCTGGTCCTCGCGCTGATCAGCTATGGCGTCCACCTGTGGATGCTCTTCCAGTCCGAGTTCATCAGCGAGCTGGCGGGCCGCTACGGCTGGTCCACCGCCGAGCTGCGCGCCGAGCTGCTGGCCGGCACCTATCAGGTTCCACTGGTGACCGAGAACGCCTGGTTCCTGCTCGCCACCCCGCATCAGGGCTCCACGATGGACCTGATCCATACCTTGGGGACCTCGATGCTGGTGCTCGGGGTGTGTCTGCTGATCGCGGAGAAGCTGCGCTGGGTGCTGGCTCCGCTGATCGGCGCCGGGGCGATGCCACTGACGCTGTATGTGGCTCACCTCGTGGTGCTGCATTACTGGAACGGGGCTCAGGTGCCGGAGTTCATGACCTTCCTGGCCCAGTATTCCGCCACGCAGATGATCACGATCCTGATCCTGGGCGCACTGGCGGCGGGTCTGCTGCGGTTCCTGCTGCGCCGACGCGGCCCGTTGGAGGCCCTCACGCACGCGGCAGGCAACGCCGTCGCCCGCCGCTGA
- the galK gene encoding galactokinase, with amino-acid sequence MSAAQLALADAFQEAFGRDSAGIWAAPGRVNLIGEHTDYNGGFVLPFALPQTSRVAAAPRSDRIVHVRSLLNGETAEFSLDGLAPGVVEGWAAYAAGMLWSLEQAGHLLPGLDLLIDSDVPIGAGLSSSAALECSVGLAATELAGVELSHAELAQLAQHAENDFVGMPCGIMDQMASIAAQAERALLLDTRSMAIEHVPFTLAQDGLALLVIDSLAEHRLVDGEYAARRAQCETGARQLGLESLRELNDDGVAPEDLAARLEDPVILRRVRHVLTENTRVLAAKEALSIGAYAELGEILSASHASQRDDFEITVPETDTLVETLMSPHQDHGAQPALGARQVGGGFGGCVIALIDADSFDGLLGAVQENARQRGYTEPTGFLAQPSAGAHRLS; translated from the coding sequence ATGAGTGCCGCACAGCTCGCGCTCGCAGACGCCTTCCAGGAGGCTTTCGGCCGGGACAGCGCAGGGATCTGGGCGGCCCCCGGACGGGTGAACCTGATCGGGGAGCACACCGACTACAACGGCGGCTTCGTGCTGCCCTTCGCGCTGCCGCAGACCAGCCGGGTCGCCGCCGCCCCCCGCAGCGACCGGATCGTCCATGTGCGGTCCCTGCTCAACGGCGAGACCGCCGAGTTCAGTCTGGACGGGCTGGCCCCCGGCGTCGTCGAGGGCTGGGCCGCCTATGCCGCGGGGATGCTGTGGTCGCTCGAGCAGGCCGGGCACCTGCTGCCGGGCCTGGATCTGCTCATCGATTCGGATGTTCCGATCGGGGCGGGGCTGTCGTCCTCGGCCGCCCTGGAATGCTCCGTCGGCCTGGCAGCGACCGAACTGGCCGGCGTCGAACTCTCCCACGCTGAACTGGCTCAGCTGGCCCAGCACGCAGAGAACGACTTCGTCGGAATGCCCTGCGGGATCATGGATCAGATGGCGTCCATCGCCGCGCAGGCCGAGCGCGCGCTGCTGCTGGACACCCGGAGCATGGCGATCGAACACGTCCCCTTCACGCTGGCGCAGGACGGGCTCGCGCTGCTGGTCATCGACTCCCTGGCCGAACACCGACTGGTCGACGGCGAGTACGCCGCCCGGCGCGCCCAGTGCGAGACCGGAGCCCGGCAGCTGGGTCTCGAGAGCCTCCGCGAACTCAACGACGACGGCGTCGCCCCTGAGGACCTGGCCGCTCGGCTTGAGGACCCGGTCATTCTGCGACGGGTCCGCCACGTGCTCACCGAGAACACCCGTGTGCTCGCCGCCAAGGAGGCGCTGAGCATCGGCGCCTACGCCGAGCTCGGTGAGATCCTCAGTGCCTCCCATGCCTCGCAGCGCGATGACTTCGAGATCACGGTCCCGGAGACCGACACGCTGGTCGAGACGCTGATGTCCCCGCACCAGGATCATGGGGCACAGCCTGCGCTCGGTGCCCGACAGGTGGGTGGAGGCTTCGGCGGGTGCGTGATCGCGCTGATCGATGCCGATTCCTTCGACGGGCTGCTCGGTGCCGTGCAGGAGAATGCCCGCCAGCGCGGCTACACCGAGCCCACCGGGTTCCTCGCCCAGCCCTCGGCCGGCGCCCACCGACTCAGCTGA